The genomic DNA gtgccccctgcagcggaagtgtggagtctcaaccactggaccaccagggacgtccccacGCAGAGTTTAGAATGGAGCTGGGGTCACTGGGGTGGGCTTCTCAGAAAATCAGGCTAAGAGCTGGGCAGGTCTGGGATGGGCAGACAGGAGGAAGTCTGGCCGCTGAGGCACTGCTGAGTTAACGGCAGGGGCAGGTGTGAACGTGGTGTGAGagggaccacagcacaccaaccTGGACCTGGCTGGGGGAGTTCTGAGCAGGAAAGATTCCATCTCTGGGGAGACTCGCCATGAAGAAACTGGCAGCCTGGGATGCCTTAGACCTCTAGGCATTGTCGAGTTGCCCCTGGACTGTTCCATGAAGGCTGTTCAAGAACTCTCTCTATCCCTTACCCTTTCCTGCAGCCTGCGGCTGGCTGAGCCCAAGACCCCTGGAGAGGGAGACTTAGGGGGCACCTACCACAATGGGGCAGATGGTGTGTAAACACCTACATGGATGTAGTGGTGCCTGAAGCGAAACGAAGAGGCTTGCCTTCAACAGTTCCACTCAAAGGGAAAAAGAGTGGTGGAAGGGTCTTCATTAAATATGGGTCAGCATCTCCCTACTGAGTCCACCCTTATTTATTCCAGCCCGCAGCATCGCATATCTGGATTCTGTGAGCCCAATCTTTTATCCTCTGAAGAACACACAATCGGCTTTGGGGCCACAAAAGGTTTAGGTGGGGGTTTGGGGTCTCTAATCTCAAACTTTGTCCTTAGGAGGCTTAGGATCAGTACTGATCTTTCAGGGAGCCCCAAAGTGGCTTTGGAGGAGAGGGTCTTTGGCAGGTGGGGGAGAAGTGATGGGGGAGGATGATCTATAAGAGGAATCAGAGGGGGTGGGGGACATCCCATGAGCAAGATGTCAGAGGAGGAGGAGTTTCTTCTGTTCAAGAACATCTCCTTGGTGGGGCCGTGGGATGGACCTCAGTACCACCTCGCGCCTGTCTGGGCCTTCCACCTCCAGGCAGTCTTCATGGGTTTTGTCTTCTTTGTAGGGACGCCACTCAATGCCACAGTGCTGGTGGCCACACTGCGCTACAGAAAGTTGCGGCAGCCGCTCAACTATATTCTGGTCAACGTGTCTCTGGGGGGCTTCATCTACTGCATCTTCTCTGTCTTCATCGTCTTCATCACCAGTTGTTATGGGTACTTCGTCTTCGGCCGCCATGTCTGTGCCCTGGAGGCCTTCCTGGGCTGTACAGCAGGTACTGCAGGCGAAGGGAGCTGGAGAGATGGGAAGGATCCTGCTTCAGGATGGGAGCCAGGGGCCAGTCTGTTGGGTTAGAGTGGACCCCTAAAGAGGAGTCCGGGGGGGTAGAAGTTTGGTGTTCTTTTGAATGCTGAGGTAGAGAGCCACCCAGAGGTCTGAGCAAGTCCCAAACTCTATTTCACTCTCCAGTCCAACCCTTCCTCTCTGTGCTTTCTCCACACCACCTGTATTCCACTCTGCCTGCCAGGATGAGTGGAGTTGTTTACCCCATTATCCGCCCATTTCATCACAGGTCTGGTGACAGGCTGGTCACTGGCCTTCTTGGCCTTTGAGCGCTACATCATCATCTGTAAACCCTTCGGCAACTTCCGCTTCAGCTCCAAGCATGCCCTGATGGTGGTCGTGGCCACCTGGACCATCGGTATTGGTgtctccatcccacccttcttTGGCTGGAGCCGGTGAGAGTGCAGGGCAGTTATGCTGACTTAGCTAGAAGCTCAGGTTCTCAGGGTGGGAAGAGTGGGGTATGGTCATTGACCTCTAATTTTTAAAGAGCTGGAGgaatagagaagggaaagggctgTGGGAGACAAGTGCTAAGGTTTACTCTGTGGTTGGAATTGCTAAAGGTTGGCTAGTGAGGACAGAAAGTACCCTCTGCCTGACATAACTCTGGGTTCTAAGCAGAGAACACAGCCCAGGAATCTCAGCTCCCACTCTACCAATTCTTGCTGTGAGCCTCACGGTGAACAAGTGCTTGGTCCCTTGCAGATTCGTCCCTGAGGGCCTGCAGTGTTCCTGTGGTCCCGACTGGTACACCGTGGGCACCAAATATTACAGCGAGTACTATACCTGGTTCCTCTTCATCTTCTGCTACATTGTGCCTCTCTCCCTCATCTGCTTCTCCTACTCTCAGCTGCTGGGGGCCCTCAGAGCTGTGAGTGGCTTTTGTGAGGGTCAGGGAGGAGGGGTCACAGGGCTCTAGATGAGAGGGAAGAGTGGGTATGTGCTCTAGAACACAAAACACCCGGAAATGTCCACAGCCAGGGTGAGGTATCAAAAAGCAGTGCAGGAAGCAGGGACAGGGAGATGAGGAGATGAAGAGTGAGGTGGAGTCATC from Bos mutus isolate GX-2022 chromosome 4, NWIPB_WYAK_1.1, whole genome shotgun sequence includes the following:
- the OPN1SW gene encoding short-wave-sensitive opsin 1 produces the protein MSKMSEEEEFLLFKNISLVGPWDGPQYHLAPVWAFHLQAVFMGFVFFVGTPLNATVLVATLRYRKLRQPLNYILVNVSLGGFIYCIFSVFIVFITSCYGYFVFGRHVCALEAFLGCTAGLVTGWSLAFLAFERYIIICKPFGNFRFSSKHALMVVVATWTIGIGVSIPPFFGWSRFVPEGLQCSCGPDWYTVGTKYYSEYYTWFLFIFCYIVPLSLICFSYSQLLGALRAVAAQQQESASTQKAEREVSHMVVVMVGSFCLCYTPYAALAMYIVNNRNHGVDLRLVTIPAFFSKSACVYNPIIYCFMNKQFRACIMEMVCGKPMTDESELSSSQKTEVSTVSSSQVGPN